A portion of the Chelonia mydas isolate rCheMyd1 chromosome 23, rCheMyd1.pri.v2, whole genome shotgun sequence genome contains these proteins:
- the PLEKHA4 gene encoding pleckstrin homology domain-containing family A member 4, with the protein MADGERPRSSLSQASSVLTISSVSLGAAKPSRSLRRVHTFGKRENSIKRDPNAPVVIRGWLCKQDSSGLKLWKRRWFVLADFCLFYYRDSREEAVLGSIPLPSYEIRPLPGEGKNRRFTFKAEHRGMRTYHFSADTQEDMNGWIRAMSQSAAAESDPSTIRRPPQLLNRPAPPQARLFEDVRPLTPDLGPAKSVESLEIALLSAPHSSTESLAATGQGVQGEGGPLPSGPAPPPSPVNGEGLGGEPRGLSSLSTRILRGQEPSAAKRPHPGPPRPSPPPCPPESEQPPLEPPSPWEPSPDAQRHVRSSRSYSLPPTPGELREVRGAQGGAWASTGGVRAPELAASCEELPLLVQAGSSLSRPHTPVGRVDIAPGGAAWGSRAIPGRPQTPADRYDVRPSEESCGRPPGRYPRSPHPSHCLARPGTPAEESPPQTATLGPALGRQPRSRFTDRVYPSLGAAPPRARLHGRLISPHSASSGYLHLPPLPPLASRPPGKRTSLGAPPRTVAPLSRDRTLLALPRAESDTDVSVCVCVLCPQSTASPTCPGHRQIPPSSAPWAHLPRYPAPPDQTRRPICPGILPPQIRTICPGILPPRSDPRAHLPWYPAPPDQTHGPIYPGILPPQIRPRPICPGILPPPDQAHLPLYPAPQIRPTGPFTPVSCPPRSDPRAHLSWYPASSPVFTAEHFGVFGHSFGTQDAPRGPFRPEKPQTQTPVCPTPVKSHGE; encoded by the exons ATGGCCGACGGGGAACGTCCCAGGAGCAGCCTGAGCCAGGCCAGCAGCGTCCTCACCATCTCCTCTGTCAGCCTGGGGGCCGCCAAG CCGTCACGCTCCCTGCGGAGGGTTCACACCTTCGGGAAGAGGGAAAATTCGATCAAGCGGGACCCCAATGCCCCCGTCGTCATTCGGGGCTGGCTGTGCAAACAG GACAGCTCCGGCCTGAAGCTCTGGAAGCGACGCTGGTTTGTGCTGGCCGATTTCTGCCTCTTCTACTATCGAG ACAGCAGGGAGGAGGCGGTTTTGGGGAGCATCCCGCTCCCCAGCTACGAGATCCGGCCGCTGCCCGGGGAGGGGAAGAACCGGAGATTCACATTCAAG GCTGAGCACCGGGGGATGCGGACGTACCACTTCAGCGCTGACACCCAGGAGGACATGAACGGCTGGATCCGAGCCATGAGCCAGTCCGCTGCGGCCGAGAGTGACCCCAGCACCat CCGCCGACCCCCGCAGCTGCTCAATCGGCCGGCGCCCCCCCAGGCCCGTCTCTTCGAGGACGTCCGGCCGCTCACGCCCGACCTGGGTCCCGCCAAGAGTGTCGAGTCCCTGGAAATCGCCCTGCTCTCCGCGCCCCACTCATCTACGGAAAGCCTGGCAGCGACGGGCCAGGGGGTGCAGGGCGAGGGGGGGCCCCTGCCCAGCggtcccgccccaccccccagcccggtCAACGGGGAAGGGCTCGGGGGGGAGCCGCGGGGCCTAAG ctctctctcaacCCGCATTCTGCGGGGCCAGGAGCCCTCGGCAGCCAAACGCCCCCATCCCGGCCCCCCCAGACCctctccacccccctgcccccctgagtCTGAACAGCCCCCcctggagcccccttcccccTGGGAGCCCTCCCCGGATGCCCAAAGACACGTCCGCTCCTCCCGTTcctactcccttccccccacccctggtgaGCTCAGGGAGGTGCGGGGGGCTCAGGGGGGGGCATGGGCGTCCACCGGGGGGGTCCGAGCCCCTGAGCTGGCTGCGTCCTGTgaagagctccccctgctggtccaggCAGGGTCCAGCCTGTCCCGGCCCCACACCCCTGTGGGGAGGGTGGATATCGCCCCTGGGGGGGCCGCGTGGGGCAGCAGAGCCATCCCTGGGCGCCCCCAGACCCCCGCCGACCGCTACGACGTGCGGCCCTCCGAGGAGTCTTGTGGCCGGCCCCCCGGGCGCTACccccgcagcccccaccccagtcacTGCCTGGCACGGCCCGGGACCCCGGCGGAGGAGAGCCCCCCGCAGACGGCCACGCTGGGACCTGCCCTGGGGAGACAGCCCCGGAGCCGG TTCACAGATCGGGTTTACCCCTCCCTGggggccgccccgccccgcgcccgtcTCCACGGCCGACTG ATCTCCCCACATTCAGCCTCCTCCGGCTACCTCCAcctgcccccgctgcccccaCTTGCCAGCCGCCCCCCAGGGAAGAGGACCTCACTGGGAGCTCCG CCCCGGACCGTGGCCCCTCTATCCCGGGACAGGACCCTGCTGGCGCTGCCCAGAGCTGAAAGTGACACTGATGTGAGCGTGTGCGTCTGTGtcctctgcccccaaagcacAGCATCACCCACATGCCCCGGACACCGCCAaatcccccccagctcagccccctggGCCCATCTGCCCCGGTATCCTGCCCCCCCAGATCAGACCCGCAGGCCCATCTGCCCTGGTATCCTGCCCCCCCAGATCAGGACCATCTGCCCCGGTATCCTGCCCCCCAGATCAGACCCACGGGCCCATTTACCCTGGTATCCTGCCCCCCCAGATCAGACCCACGGGCCCATCTATCCTGGTATCCTGCCCCCCCAGATCAGACCCAGGCCCATCTGCCCTGGTATCCTGCCCCCCCCAGATCAGGCCCATCTGCCCCTGTATCCTGCCCCCCAGATCAGGCCCACGGGCCCATTTACCCCGGTATCCTGCCCCCCCAGATCAGACCCACGGGCCCATCTATCCTGgtatcctgcctcctccccggtTTTTACAGCTGAGCATTTTGGGGTATTTGGCCACAGCTTTGGGACACAAGATGCTCCCCGGGGTCCCTTCCGGCCCGAGAAGCCCCAAACCCAAACCCCCGTCTGCCCCACGCCGGTaaaatct catggCGAATAG